A region from the Rhodamnia argentea isolate NSW1041297 chromosome 7, ASM2092103v1, whole genome shotgun sequence genome encodes:
- the LOC115745869 gene encoding patellin-6, with the protein MESPSPISAQPQQQQQQRPSSKKSFVTTLMEAATLRSPSFKEDTYFASHLKPSEQKALQDLKLKLSSSRPSDSNDGDGVSMWGIPLLGGDERADVVLLKFLRARDFRVADAHAMLEKCLAWRSEFKADGIVDEDLGFKELEGVVAYMRGYDRGGHPVCYNAYGVFKDRDMYERIFGDDEKLKRFLRWRVQVLERGISALHFKPGGVNSIIQVTDLKDMPKRELRVASTQILSLFQDNYPEMVARKVFINVPWYFSMLYSVFSPFLTQRTKSKFVISKEGNVAETLYKFIRPEDVPVQYGGLSRPSDLQNGPPKPASEFTVKGGEKVNIQVEGIEANATITWDIVVGGWDLEYSAEFVPNAEGSYTIAVEKPRKMSPSEDAVHNSYTARDAGKMVISVDNTASRRKKVAAYRYVVRKAPAF; encoded by the exons ATGGAATCGCCATCACCCATCTCCGCCCAGCCgcagcagcaacaacagcaACGGCCCTCTTCCAAGAAGAGCTTCGTCACCACTCTCATGGAAGCCGCCACTCTCCGCTCTCCTTCCTTCAAGGAGGACACCTACTTCGCCTCCCACCTCAAGCCCTCCGAGCAGAAAGCCCTCCAAGAcctcaagctcaagctctctTCCTCCCGTCCCTCGGACTCCAACGACGGCGACGGCGTTTCCATGTGGGGCATCCCTCTCTTGGGCGGCGACGAGCGGGCCGACGTCGTCCTGCTCAAGTTCCTGCGAGCCCGGGACTTCCGGGTAGCCGACGCGCACGCCATGTTGGAGAAGTGCCTGGCCTGGAGAAGCGAGTTCAAGGCCGACGGCATCGTCGACGAGGACTTGGGCTTCAAGGAGCTCGAAGGCGTGGTGGCCTACATGCGCGGGTACGACAGAGGAGGACACCCGGTGTGCTACAACGCGTATGGGGTCTTCAAGGACAGGGACATGTACGAGAGGATCTTCGGGGACGACGAGAAATTGAAGAGGTTTCTCAGGTGGAGAGTCCAAGTGCTGGAGAGAGGGATCAGTGCGCTGCATTTCAAGCCCGGCGGTGTCAACTCCATCATCCAGGTGACCGATCTCAAGGACATGCCCAAGAGAGAGCTCAGGGTCGCGTCCACTCAGATCCTGTCCCTGTTCCAGGACAATTACCCTGAAATGGTCGCTCGCAAG GTTTTTATCAACGTCCCCTGGTACTTCAGCATGTTGTACTCGGTGTTCAGTCCGTTCTTGACTCAGCGGACCAAGAGCAAGTTCGTCATCTCCAAGGAAGGCAATGTTGCAGAGACTCTCTACAA ATTCATTAGGCCAGAAGATGTCCCTGTTCAATACGGAGGGCTGAGTCGACCCAGCGATCTGCAGAATGGTCCTCCGAAGCCAGCGTCTGAGTTCACCGTCAAAGGCGGAGAGAAAGTCAACATCCAAGTAGAGGGGATCGAG GCTAACGCGACGATAACATGGGATATAGTGGTGGGAGGCTGGGATTTGGAGTACAGCGCCGAATTCGTGCCCAACGCCGAGGGGAGCTACACCATCGCGGTGGAGAAGCCCCGGAAGATGTCCCCGTCCGAAGACGCGGTCCACAACTCCTACACCGCCCGCGACGCGGGCAAGATGGTCATCTCCGTGGACAACACCGCCTCGCGGCGAAAGAAGGTGGCCGCCTACCGCTATGTCGTCCGCAAAGCCCCCGCATTTTAG